Sequence from the Hamadaea flava genome:
CTCCGGCGGAGGAGTCGTACCGGATCGAGCGCGGCAGGAACGTGGGCAACAGGGCCAGCGCCATGTACGGGGACATCCAGACCATGAGGCGGCGGGCGCGGGCTCCCCAGTTCGCCGCCGCCCGCTGGATCGCCGGGTCCGGGTGCGGATACCCGCTTTCCGCTAGCTGCTGGATCTCCCTCCGCGTCGTACGCGGAAGGTCCCGCCAGCGCAGCGTCATCTGCCCTCCACCGATGCCCTCTTGTACGCGTGGGCCGTCTGGAGCAGTTCCACCAGGGGAGCCTGAAGCCAGCCGGCCCGGAGGAAGACGCAGCCCCCGTTGCGGGCGGCGGCGCGCCGCATCCGGCGGCTGACCAGGCTGGCTTCCGGATCGGCGAGGTGCAGGGCCAGCCCCAGGTGGTGGGTGTCCGAGTCGGGGATCGGCCAGATCGCGGCGATCTCCGGCCAGCGGAGCGTGATCCGGGCCTTCGGCAGTTCGACGCCGTCCGGCGTCAGCCGGAGCGCCACCCCGGGCAGCCGGGGCATGAACGGGCTGGAGTACGCCTCCACCGCGACGAAGAAGGGCAGGGCAGCGACGATGAGCACGTTGGCCAGGACGACTAGGCCGCGTCCGTCGGCGTAGGTGTACACCACGCAATAGACCAGCACGATCAGCGGGAATGTGTTGTCCAGATGCCACCAGCGCGTACGCACGTCGCGGCGATCCGGTGGCACATGGCCGGCGGCGCTCAGCGAATGCAACGCCTCGACTGCACGGGGTAGGGCGGATTGGCGTTTCACCGTGATGACGAGGCCGCCGAACACCAGCGCGACCCCGGGCACCGCCAGCAAGGGCGGAGCTTCCAACCACCACAGGAAGACGAGGCAGGCCATCGCGCCGGCCGCGACGATGGAACCGCGACGCTCCAACGTCCGGTAGGCGCGTACAGCTTCGTCGGGGGTGAGCGACGACTGCATCTCGCAATTGTGAGGGCTGCTCGCCACGTGCGGGGGGCGTACCAGAAAGTGGGACGCGAGTACCGCTTCGTAGGACGGTGGCCGTACAGTCGAGCGTACCCAACGGAGTGGAGACGTCGTGCGCATCGCAGTCGTGGCTGGTGACGGCATCGGGACCGAGGTGGTCGCCGAGGGACTCAAGGTGCTGCGCACCTTGCTGCCTTCCGTCGAGACCACCGAATACGACCTCGGCGCGGCACGATACCACCGGACCGGCGAGGTGCTGCCCGCCAGCGTCCAGGAGGAACTGGCCCAGCACGACGCGATCCTGCTCGGCGCGGTCGGTGACCCCAGCGTACCGCCGGGCGTCCTGGAGCGCGGGCTGCTGCTGAAGCTCCGGTTCGACTTCGACCAGTACGTCAACCTGCGCCCGAGCCGGCTGTGGCCGGGCACCGCCGGTCCGCTGGCCGGGGTGAAGCCGGGCGAGATCGACTTCGTCGTGGTCCGGGAGGGCACCGAGGGTCTCTACACCGGCGCGGGCGGCACCATGCACCGCGGGACGCCGGCCGAGGTGGCGACCGAGGAGAGCCTCAACACCCGGCACGGTGTCGAGCGCGTCATCCGCGACGCGTTCGAGCGGGCGACCCGGCGCGAGCGCCACAAGGTCACCATGGTGCACAAGACGAACGTGCTGAGCCACGCCGGCGGACTCTGGGCGCGGACGTTCGACGCGGTCAAGGCGGAGTACCCGGACATCGCGACCGAGTACCAGCACGTCGACGCGGCTTCGATGTTCATGGTGACGAACCCGCAGCGCTATGACGTGATCGTGACGGACAACCTGTTCGGCGACATCCTGACCGACATCGCCGCTGCGGTGACGGGTGGCATCGGCCTGGCGGCCAGCGGCTGCATCAACCCGCTTTCGGCGTACCCGTCGATGTTCGAGCCGGTGCACGGATCCGCACCGGACATCGCGGGCAAGGGCGTCGCGGACCCGGTGGCCGCGATTCTGTCGGTGGGTCTGTGCCTGGACCACCTCGGCCACCCCGAGGCGGCGCAGAAGATCAATGACGCGGTGGCGGCGGAGCTCACGCAGCGTAACGGCGCCGCGGTCGTGACCGCCGAGGTCGGCGACCGTGTCGCCCAGTTCGTATCCGGCGGCGCCGTA
This genomic interval carries:
- a CDS encoding 3-isopropylmalate dehydrogenase, with protein sequence MRIAVVAGDGIGTEVVAEGLKVLRTLLPSVETTEYDLGAARYHRTGEVLPASVQEELAQHDAILLGAVGDPSVPPGVLERGLLLKLRFDFDQYVNLRPSRLWPGTAGPLAGVKPGEIDFVVVREGTEGLYTGAGGTMHRGTPAEVATEESLNTRHGVERVIRDAFERATRRERHKVTMVHKTNVLSHAGGLWARTFDAVKAEYPDIATEYQHVDAASMFMVTNPQRYDVIVTDNLFGDILTDIAAAVTGGIGLAASGCINPLSAYPSMFEPVHGSAPDIAGKGVADPVAAILSVGLCLDHLGHPEAAQKINDAVAAELTQRNGAAVVTAEVGDRVAQFVSGGAVVGAQ